One genomic window of Candidatus Neomarinimicrobiota bacterium includes the following:
- a CDS encoding NifB/NifX family molybdenum-iron cluster-binding protein has protein sequence MKIVFTSKGKEMDSMMDPRFGRAEYLLMYDEETKQHTVHDNSQSGKAAHGAGPLTAQKVFELKPDVIITGNGPGDKASATLKIADIAMYVGAGNMSISEALTSYQQDKLEKIEL, from the coding sequence ATGAAAATAGTATTTACAAGTAAAGGCAAGGAAATGGATTCAATGATGGATCCACGTTTTGGGAGGGCAGAGTATCTGCTCATGTACGATGAAGAGACCAAGCAGCATACCGTACATGACAATTCCCAGTCAGGGAAAGCAGCCCATGGTGCCGGCCCCTTGACCGCCCAGAAAGTCTTCGAACTAAAGCCTGATGTTATCATTACGGGAAATGGACCCGGAGACAAAGCCTCAGCTACTTTAAAAATTGCTGATATTGCTATGTATGTTGGTGCCGGAAATATGTCGATCAGTGAGGCATTAACCTCATATCAACAAGACAAACTAGAAAAAATTGAACTATAG
- a CDS encoding ATP-binding protein codes for MRRKLKEIVVISGKGGTGKTSVTASFAVLGGNNVVLADCDVDAADMHLLMQPEIQQSEAFFSGAIAKIDPDLCTGCGLCAEVCRFDAIFPKDDKYVIDPLNCEGCGYGPRVCPEAAIDMLDANVGDWYRSTTRLGTHLVHAKLGIGADNSGKLVTKVKEEAKQLAFAEEKPILLIDGPPGVGCPVVAALAGADYVVIVIEPTVSGIHDLKRVQELIGKFRIRSGCIINKFDINLDVTNEIKDFIQEAGIDHISDLPYDVNFTKAMTEGKTIVEYAPQGTGQYLSKSWTKINQLIQLERG; via the coding sequence ATGAGACGGAAACTAAAAGAGATCGTTGTCATTTCCGGCAAGGGTGGTACTGGCAAAACATCCGTAACCGCCTCCTTTGCAGTCCTGGGTGGGAATAATGTCGTTTTGGCTGACTGCGATGTAGATGCCGCCGATATGCACCTCCTGATGCAGCCCGAAATCCAACAAAGTGAAGCATTTTTCAGTGGTGCCATCGCAAAAATTGACCCAGACCTCTGTACGGGCTGTGGGCTATGTGCTGAAGTCTGTCGCTTTGATGCAATCTTTCCCAAAGATGATAAATATGTGATAGATCCCCTGAACTGCGAAGGATGCGGCTACGGACCCAGGGTATGTCCTGAGGCAGCCATTGACATGCTTGATGCCAATGTGGGAGACTGGTATCGATCCACAACTCGGTTGGGCACACATCTGGTTCACGCTAAACTGGGGATTGGTGCTGATAATTCAGGCAAGCTTGTTACCAAAGTTAAGGAAGAAGCTAAACAACTTGCTTTTGCAGAAGAGAAACCGATTCTACTTATAGATGGACCTCCCGGGGTTGGCTGTCCCGTTGTAGCAGCTCTGGCCGGTGCCGATTATGTTGTGATTGTTATAGAGCCTACTGTATCAGGCATCCATGATCTCAAACGGGTTCAAGAACTTATTGGAAAATTCAGGATCCGCTCTGGCTGTATCATTAACAAGTTTGATATAAACCTGGACGTAACGAACGAAATAAAAGATTTCATCCAGGAAGCTGGCATAGATCATATCTCAGACCTTCCTTACGATGTAAATTTCACAAAAGCGATGACAGAAGGTAAAACAATTGTCGAGTATGCCCCCCAGGGGACTGGACAATATTTAAGTAAAAGTTGGACTAAAATTAATCAGCTGATCCAGCTGGAAAGAGGGTAA
- a CDS encoding ATP-binding protein codes for MNIVIASGKGGTGKTTLATNLASYLAQNHQVVLSDLDVEEPNSALFINGQETQQTDKFKMIPKWNGECTGCGICQDVCAYNAILQLGTNIILHAQLCHSCYACSELCPIDALPMEPVQMGVMSEIKTPVMEFIESKLNVGEEQAVPLIKETTDFIQEQYPDPVIKIYDAPPGTSCPVIEAVKTADYVILITEPTPFGLHDMSLMAGVVRDMDKPFGVVINRYGVGNDDVLDYCSKEKIDVIAKIPNERKIAETYSRGELLFEKFPAVKAALRDIEHHLFSLDPGAVS; via the coding sequence TTGAACATCGTCATCGCCAGCGGTAAAGGGGGCACTGGAAAAACCACCCTGGCAACCAATCTTGCCAGCTATCTTGCCCAAAATCACCAAGTTGTCTTGAGCGATCTGGACGTAGAGGAGCCCAACTCAGCTCTCTTCATCAACGGCCAGGAAACTCAGCAAACTGATAAATTCAAAATGATCCCAAAATGGAACGGTGAATGTACTGGCTGTGGTATCTGCCAGGATGTCTGTGCCTATAATGCGATCCTGCAACTGGGTACCAATATCATTCTTCACGCGCAGTTATGTCACAGTTGTTACGCCTGTTCCGAGTTGTGTCCCATAGATGCCCTACCTATGGAGCCGGTTCAAATGGGTGTCATGTCTGAGATCAAAACCCCTGTAATGGAGTTCATCGAAAGCAAATTGAATGTCGGCGAAGAACAAGCCGTGCCCCTGATCAAAGAAACAACTGATTTTATTCAAGAGCAGTATCCTGATCCTGTAATTAAAATTTATGATGCGCCTCCCGGAACTTCATGCCCAGTCATCGAAGCTGTAAAAACCGCTGATTATGTCATCCTCATCACTGAACCAACGCCCTTTGGCCTCCATGATATGAGCCTCATGGCCGGAGTCGTTCGTGATATGGATAAACCCTTTGGGGTCGTGATCAATCGCTACGGCGTTGGGAATGATGATGTACTGGATTACTGCAGCAAAGAAAAAATTGATGTGATCGCCAAAATTCCTAACGAACGCAAGATCGCGGAGACCTATTCACGAGGCGAACTCCTCTTTGAAAAGTTCCCTGCTGTCAAAGCCGCCTTGCGAGATATTGAGCATCATCTTTTCAGTCTCGATCCTGGAGCTGTATCATGA
- a CDS encoding DUF134 domain-containing protein: protein MDHSRRQRSRGAYRKRRIASPPRFSNFKPSGVPRISLEQIVITIDEYEAFRLADHQGLDHLQASIQMDISRPTFSRLIEKARTKIAHAIIDGLELLIEGGNIDFSQGMHRCRDCGEEQTHAITKMIADCPECGSEDLEDLTSKYLKTNSENRGTTI from the coding sequence ATGGATCACTCCAGAAGACAACGCTCTCGGGGAGCCTATCGCAAACGACGAATTGCTTCACCACCCCGTTTCAGCAATTTTAAGCCATCAGGGGTTCCCAGGATAAGTCTGGAACAAATTGTTATTACTATAGATGAATATGAAGCCTTCCGCCTGGCAGATCACCAGGGTCTGGATCACCTACAGGCTTCTATTCAGATGGACATCTCCCGACCCACCTTCTCCCGGCTTATCGAAAAAGCGCGTACCAAAATTGCCCACGCTATTATCGATGGGCTTGAACTCTTGATTGAAGGTGGTAATATTGATTTCTCTCAGGGAATGCACCGCTGCCGTGATTGTGGTGAAGAACAAACCCATGCCATCACTAAAATGATAGCGGATTGTCCAGAATGCGGATCCGAAGACCTGGAAGATCTCACGTCAAAATATTTAAAAACAAATTCTGAGAATAGAGGAACAACAATTTGA
- a CDS encoding TetR/AcrR family transcriptional regulator encodes MVSAYTKRQLQIIHTAVDLISAGGMSSLTMSNIASKIEVTEPALYRHFKSKKEIMLGILNLIRQNGQAPEKPNKTGWDLVECTMFNHIASFTDTPGLAAIIFSEEIFSGDNDLSQQIKALMDETQKRFVTVIRMSQQMGKMRQDIQAEQIALLVIGSFRFLVTQWHLFEHNFDLSERATALFKDFRRLFIIE; translated from the coding sequence ATGGTATCTGCATATACAAAGAGACAACTCCAGATTATCCATACAGCTGTGGATCTTATCTCTGCTGGTGGGATGTCTTCACTAACAATGAGTAATATTGCTTCAAAAATTGAAGTGACGGAACCAGCCCTCTATCGACATTTCAAGAGCAAAAAGGAAATCATGTTGGGGATCCTTAATCTGATTCGCCAGAATGGCCAAGCTCCAGAGAAACCCAATAAGACGGGTTGGGATTTGGTCGAATGCACTATGTTCAACCACATTGCCAGCTTCACGGATACGCCTGGACTGGCTGCCATCATCTTTTCAGAAGAAATATTTTCTGGAGATAATGACCTTTCTCAACAGATCAAAGCCTTGATGGATGAGACTCAGAAAAGATTTGTTACCGTGATTCGCATGTCTCAACAAATGGGGAAAATGCGCCAGGATATTCAGGCTGAACAGATTGCCCTGTTGGTCATTGGATCATTCAGATTTCTTGTGACACAGTGGCATTTATTTGAACATAACTTTGATTTAAGCGAACGGGCAACCGCACTTTTTAAAGATTTTAGAAGACTGTTCATCATCGAATAA
- a CDS encoding MMPL family transporter, translating into MKTMRDKILNHPYWVMGAILLLTIFFFKQIKDKGRMETDLDKYMPHNHPAFVYSDAAEEMFDIKDGIIIAIEHPESIYNPETLQKIKDITKALQKMDEIHKADVTSLYTADNIIGTEEGMDVKAFYKRVPKTEKLDAMRVGVASNEMVAGRLVSEDETVGVIIARIDDDVFTQDFYKAIIALGEKYEGPEKIYVAGSPIVEGTMALLGPADMKRMVPVVILAILIVLLGVLRSLKSTLFTFLVVAVSSVWTFGLMALVGIPTYAVSTMIPVMLIAIGVADGIHFYSHLGIFMRKNPGADKITAVKDMLNGMWKPVVMTSITTAVGFISLLTSQVYPIKYFGLFTAFGVLAAMFLTLVLIPAGIMAFNLPKMRIKEGKNSSHDSSIARKFSEGLLSQKKLTWVITLGLVILSLWGINKVWINSSFLDKFESDSDIVLTDAFINSKFGGTSTINVILETEVEGTFKQSAVLRLVDKMQDDVEAYDMVGSSFALTDYLKRMNKVMNEDQEAFNTIPDNEELNAQYLLLYEMSGDPENLWRVTDYDYRRLNVTFQIKSDNSKAINEVLDRIEAYRVPLNEMGVELNFAGSGYKALIFTDLILEGQIMSLVLSIVIIIGLLSFMFGSIKVGLVGSFPIVITALIGFGVLGIFNIPLNTTTALLSSITIGIGIDYAVHFLDRYRLNRRMGLSLETAVSETMDHSGRAIVFNAVVVIAGFLVLLASVFPPNRALGTLVSMNMFVSFVGTLTVMVLLVVKSGIFNKEDEKVS; encoded by the coding sequence ATGAAAACAATGAGAGATAAAATCCTGAATCATCCCTATTGGGTGATGGGGGCAATTCTGCTTCTCACGATCTTTTTCTTTAAACAGATCAAAGATAAAGGTCGGATGGAAACAGATCTTGATAAGTACATGCCTCACAACCATCCTGCCTTTGTCTATAGCGACGCTGCAGAAGAAATGTTCGATATCAAAGATGGGATCATCATCGCTATCGAACATCCCGAATCCATCTACAACCCGGAAACTTTGCAGAAGATCAAAGACATTACCAAGGCCCTCCAAAAGATGGATGAGATCCATAAGGCTGATGTGACTTCCCTGTACACTGCGGATAATATTATTGGTACGGAAGAAGGCATGGATGTCAAAGCCTTCTATAAACGTGTTCCCAAGACTGAAAAGCTTGATGCCATGCGCGTTGGCGTTGCATCGAATGAAATGGTTGCAGGACGTCTGGTCTCTGAGGATGAGACAGTTGGTGTCATTATAGCTCGAATTGATGATGATGTTTTTACACAGGATTTTTACAAAGCCATTATAGCGTTAGGTGAAAAATATGAAGGTCCGGAAAAAATATATGTAGCGGGTAGTCCTATTGTTGAAGGGACCATGGCTTTGCTTGGTCCTGCAGACATGAAGCGGATGGTCCCTGTGGTTATTCTCGCAATTCTAATCGTACTATTGGGGGTCCTGAGAAGTTTGAAAAGTACCCTGTTTACTTTTTTAGTTGTAGCCGTCAGCTCTGTTTGGACTTTTGGTCTTATGGCGCTGGTAGGTATTCCCACCTATGCAGTGTCAACCATGATACCCGTGATGTTGATTGCCATCGGGGTCGCTGATGGAATCCACTTTTACAGTCATCTCGGTATATTTATGAGAAAAAATCCAGGGGCTGATAAAATCACCGCTGTGAAAGATATGTTGAATGGGATGTGGAAACCGGTAGTGATGACCTCAATAACGACAGCCGTCGGTTTTATCTCACTTTTAACCTCGCAAGTATATCCCATAAAATATTTTGGTCTATTTACCGCTTTTGGTGTTTTGGCTGCCATGTTCCTAACCCTGGTACTTATTCCAGCTGGAATCATGGCCTTCAACTTGCCAAAAATGCGGATCAAAGAAGGTAAAAATTCGTCTCACGATTCAAGTATTGCTCGAAAGTTTTCCGAAGGTCTGCTTTCACAAAAAAAACTGACCTGGGTAATCACACTTGGTTTGGTAATCTTGTCTCTCTGGGGGATCAACAAAGTATGGATCAATTCGAGCTTCCTGGACAAATTCGAATCTGATTCAGATATTGTTCTCACAGATGCATTCATTAACTCTAAGTTTGGCGGAACCTCCACAATCAATGTTATCCTGGAAACTGAAGTTGAAGGAACTTTCAAACAATCAGCTGTCCTAAGACTTGTAGATAAGATGCAGGATGATGTAGAAGCCTACGATATGGTAGGTAGCTCCTTTGCGTTGACTGATTACTTGAAACGTATGAATAAAGTCATGAATGAGGATCAAGAGGCTTTTAACACCATTCCGGATAATGAAGAACTGAACGCCCAGTATCTACTACTATATGAAATGTCAGGTGATCCAGAGAATCTATGGAGGGTCACAGACTATGATTACCGTCGCTTGAACGTAACTTTCCAGATTAAAAGTGATAACTCCAAGGCGATCAATGAAGTGTTAGACCGCATTGAAGCCTATCGTGTGCCCTTGAATGAGATGGGTGTTGAACTAAACTTTGCAGGTTCTGGATATAAAGCCCTGATCTTTACAGATTTGATCCTTGAAGGTCAGATAATGAGTCTGGTGCTTTCCATCGTTATAATCATCGGTTTATTGAGTTTTATGTTTGGAAGCATCAAGGTGGGACTGGTTGGAAGTTTTCCAATCGTCATTACCGCGCTTATTGGGTTTGGGGTGTTAGGGATATTCAATATCCCCCTTAATACAACCACAGCCTTACTCTCAAGTATTACAATCGGAATTGGAATTGATTACGCCGTTCACTTTTTAGATCGCTATCGCTTGAATCGCCGCATGGGTCTATCTCTGGAGACAGCTGTTTCTGAGACCATGGATCATTCCGGGCGAGCAATCGTTTTTAATGCCGTTGTTGTTATCGCAGGTTTCCTGGTTCTCCTGGCCTCCGTATTTCCACCGAACCGCGCGCTGGGTACCCTGGTGTCCATGAACATGTTTGTTAGCTTTGTTGGCACTTTGACTGTCATGGTTCTTCTGGTTGTTAAATCAGGTATTTTCAACAAAGAAGATGAAAAAGTATCATGA
- a CDS encoding outer membrane lipoprotein-sorting protein: MKTLTKLISLVLILSGTLFAKQPTGLEIIEKSYNRPVSKTMEANMSMILENSRGVQRVREIKQYIKDFKDAEKKLMIFLKPKDVKNTTFMNWSFDDGSEDQWIYLPALKKIKRISSDSDSDYFMGSDFTYDDLGDRHPSEDTHKLIGEETIDGHECYIVESVPLDEEYMYTKTVTWVIKDKWIGYKKEFYDEDEEFLKQLNLIKYEEYGDVVVLTEVKMANDQNGHSTIMRLSDVIINKTIADNMFTERMMRRGVR; encoded by the coding sequence ATGAAAACATTAACAAAACTTATCAGCCTGGTATTAATCCTGAGCGGAACCCTTTTCGCTAAGCAACCCACTGGTCTTGAGATTATCGAAAAGTCTTACAATCGTCCCGTAAGTAAAACGATGGAAGCGAATATGAGTATGATCCTGGAAAACTCCAGAGGCGTACAACGTGTCCGAGAGATCAAACAGTATATCAAAGATTTTAAAGATGCAGAAAAGAAACTCATGATATTTCTGAAACCGAAAGATGTGAAAAACACAACTTTTATGAATTGGAGTTTTGATGATGGGAGCGAGGATCAGTGGATCTATTTACCCGCTCTTAAAAAAATCAAGCGCATCTCCAGTGATAGTGATAGTGACTATTTCATGGGCTCCGATTTTACTTATGATGATCTGGGTGACCGTCACCCATCCGAAGACACCCATAAATTAATTGGTGAAGAAACCATTGACGGTCATGAATGCTATATCGTCGAGAGCGTTCCTCTTGATGAAGAGTATATGTACACGAAAACGGTGACTTGGGTCATCAAAGACAAGTGGATTGGTTACAAAAAAGAGTTTTATGATGAAGATGAAGAATTCTTAAAACAACTCAATCTTATAAAGTATGAAGAATATGGTGATGTCGTCGTATTGACTGAAGTGAAAATGGCGAATGATCAGAATGGTCATAGCACGATTATGAGACTAAGTGATGTTATTATCAATAAAACGATTGCAGACAATATGTTTACCGAAAGAATGATGAGGCGGGGAGTTAGGTAA
- a CDS encoding DUF1302 family protein has translation MFKNIIVFIVFVSSLIAQVEVGGYARNYIGVLTGGEQEYAIIQNTLDLTFTGGSGNVRYFANPTIYQTPGSDLNFDLREVYLDIYFTNTDIRIGKQQIIWGKGSGVFITDIVSPKDLNEFLLPDFDEIRTGITALKLNQYIGNQTFELVYIPAFSATIFPETSSIWSRTPVFAMPVTYDYSEKVIAANLENSEVFMKLSGIMSFMDYEVMAGYMWDDDPTMHVTPTIEMGAITGVTLSPQHHRLSVAGGSFSTELDGMVVRGEGAYYQGKQFSAVNAMGLAADLLEQDYMHYLLGLDFSIGATRFSSQIIQQVIIDYDEAIVQDEAVNTMTFSANRTFLRETLTAQLFGYIGLNKSDALIRPTLTYDFADGFEILAGANIFVKDADIEDGDDPGQFGYFDDNDMVYMKVRYSF, from the coding sequence ATGTTTAAAAATATTATAGTATTTATTGTGTTCGTGAGCAGCCTAATCGCCCAGGTGGAAGTCGGGGGATACGCACGTAACTATATCGGTGTATTAACGGGGGGTGAGCAGGAATATGCCATCATCCAAAACACACTTGACCTGACATTCACTGGTGGAAGTGGCAATGTGAGATACTTTGCCAACCCCACTATTTATCAAACCCCAGGAAGTGATTTAAACTTTGATCTTCGTGAAGTGTACCTCGATATATATTTTACCAATACAGATATTCGGATCGGGAAACAACAAATTATCTGGGGTAAAGGAAGTGGTGTCTTTATTACTGACATCGTTTCGCCAAAAGATTTAAATGAATTTTTATTACCTGATTTCGATGAGATTCGTACGGGAATCACCGCTCTTAAATTAAATCAATATATAGGCAACCAAACGTTTGAACTGGTGTATATCCCAGCCTTTTCTGCAACGATCTTCCCAGAGACAAGTTCTATATGGTCACGCACTCCCGTGTTTGCTATGCCTGTGACGTATGATTATTCAGAGAAAGTCATTGCAGCAAATCTTGAAAACAGTGAGGTTTTCATGAAACTATCCGGTATCATGTCATTTATGGATTATGAAGTTATGGCGGGATACATGTGGGATGATGATCCAACGATGCATGTCACGCCAACTATTGAAATGGGTGCTATCACTGGTGTTACCCTCAGTCCTCAACATCATCGGTTGAGTGTTGCTGGTGGTAGTTTTAGTACAGAATTGGACGGGATGGTTGTACGCGGAGAGGGTGCCTATTATCAAGGGAAACAATTCTCAGCTGTCAACGCAATGGGGTTAGCTGCTGATCTTTTGGAGCAAGATTATATGCATTATCTATTAGGACTAGATTTTTCAATTGGTGCGACTCGCTTTAGTAGTCAAATCATCCAGCAGGTGATCATTGATTATGATGAGGCTATCGTCCAGGATGAAGCCGTCAATACCATGACTTTTTCGGCAAATCGGACCTTTCTCAGGGAAACGCTTACCGCTCAATTATTTGGATATATTGGCTTGAACAAAAGTGATGCTCTCATCCGTCCAACCCTGACTTATGATTTTGCCGATGGTTTCGAGATACTGGCTGGCGCAAATATCTTTGTGAAAGATGCTGATATAGAGGATGGTGACGATCCAGGACAGTTTGGGTATTTTGATGATAATGATATGGTTTACATGAAAGTGAGGTATAGTTTTTGA
- a CDS encoding methyltransferase domain-containing protein, with translation MTEIKTVTNNTPHDDYDHSSKAYDLLLNPFLNRIRNALVDWAIKHQPERILDVGCGTGKQLSLLPANMNAVGIDLSDAMLDRAAKQAPGKCQQADATDIPFHDNSFDLILSQFALHEKETKIINLELKEVKRLLKPEGIFSVVDFDFPDDHTFLAGFFKWGVRRIEQQAGDEHFENFKVWMNQGGLREILRGSSWSLMEEQLFFKGNVRLTFWRAADA, from the coding sequence TTGACAGAAATTAAAACTGTGACGAATAACACACCCCACGACGACTACGACCACTCTTCAAAGGCGTACGATTTACTGCTGAATCCGTTTTTGAATAGAATTCGAAATGCCCTTGTTGATTGGGCAATAAAACATCAGCCCGAACGGATACTTGACGTGGGGTGTGGAACCGGTAAACAGTTGTCATTATTACCAGCAAACATGAACGCTGTTGGGATAGATTTATCAGACGCCATGCTGGACAGAGCAGCCAAACAAGCACCGGGGAAATGTCAACAGGCCGATGCGACTGATATTCCTTTTCATGATAATTCCTTCGATCTCATTCTTTCACAGTTTGCCCTTCATGAGAAAGAAACAAAAATCATCAACCTTGAACTAAAAGAAGTAAAGCGTCTATTAAAGCCTGAGGGTATCTTTTCAGTGGTCGATTTTGATTTCCCAGATGATCACACCTTTTTGGCTGGCTTCTTCAAATGGGGCGTTCGCCGAATTGAACAACAGGCTGGTGATGAACATTTCGAAAACTTCAAGGTCTGGATGAACCAGGGAGGTCTTCGCGAGATTCTCAGGGGAAGTAGTTGGTCGCTTATGGAAGAACAGCTGTTTTTCAAGGGCAATGTCCGGCTGACTTTCTGGAGAGCAGCTGACGCATGA